Proteins from a genomic interval of Gluconacetobacter diazotrophicus PA1 5:
- a CDS encoding NCS2 family permease produces MRHDGAGVRGWIDRTFHVTRRGSTLARELVAGLTTFGAMAYIMIVNPAIMALAGLDRHDMIMTTIAASVCGSLLMALMANLPIALAPAMSSNLVFAQVVVVQMGVKPSVAFTMVLIGGLAFVALSLTRWRQRIVMGFPIPVRNGIHCAIGAFIAHIGMVSGGLAVGGAQGFSFGSLHDPAVLLGLAGLFLAATLQMLRVPAGMLLSIVAVTVAGCFVRHPGGHPVTTLPAAWLEWPHYPTNMLFPFDFHGFLSHIGIVLPVTIYFFLGDFFDATGTMMAVTRRAGLTVEDGQPLLGRAAFAADGTASVIGSVLGTSTVSAYLESLVGAEAGGRTGLVGVTVALLFLLSSVLWPVITAVPAVATAPVLVLVGLGMLSDMGRSGAQSGDGDVGGVLAPLLMVLVTVMTGNFMVSLALGLLLYTVLAVAGRRWAEVTPILLALDAVFVVYLVLASGMGGGS; encoded by the coding sequence TTGAGGCATGACGGCGCCGGGGTGCGCGGGTGGATCGACCGCACCTTTCACGTGACCCGCCGGGGTTCGACCCTGGCGCGGGAACTGGTCGCCGGGCTGACCACGTTCGGGGCCATGGCCTATATCATGATCGTCAATCCCGCGATCATGGCGCTGGCCGGTTTGGACCGGCACGACATGATCATGACCACCATCGCCGCGTCGGTCTGCGGGTCCCTGCTGATGGCGCTGATGGCCAACCTGCCGATCGCGCTGGCCCCGGCCATGAGCAGCAACCTCGTCTTCGCCCAGGTCGTGGTGGTGCAGATGGGCGTCAAACCGTCCGTCGCCTTCACGATGGTGCTGATCGGCGGCCTGGCCTTCGTCGCGCTGTCGCTGACACGGTGGCGGCAGAGGATCGTCATGGGCTTCCCCATTCCGGTGCGCAACGGAATCCACTGCGCCATCGGGGCCTTCATCGCGCATATCGGCATGGTCAGCGGGGGGCTGGCGGTCGGGGGCGCGCAGGGATTTTCCTTCGGCTCGCTGCACGATCCGGCGGTCCTGCTGGGACTCGCCGGCCTGTTCCTGGCGGCTACCCTCCAGATGCTGCGGGTGCCCGCCGGCATGCTGCTGTCCATCGTCGCGGTGACCGTCGCCGGCTGCTTCGTCCGCCATCCTGGCGGCCACCCGGTCACGACCCTGCCGGCGGCCTGGCTGGAATGGCCGCATTATCCCACCAACATGCTGTTCCCGTTCGATTTCCACGGCTTCCTGTCGCATATCGGCATCGTCCTGCCGGTCACGATCTATTTCTTCCTGGGCGACTTTTTCGATGCCACGGGCACCATGATGGCGGTGACGCGCCGCGCCGGCCTGACGGTCGAGGACGGGCAGCCGCTGCTGGGCCGCGCGGCCTTCGCCGCGGACGGCACGGCCAGCGTGATCGGATCGGTGCTGGGGACATCGACCGTCTCGGCCTATCTGGAATCGCTGGTCGGGGCCGAGGCCGGGGGGCGTACCGGGCTGGTCGGCGTCACGGTCGCCCTGCTGTTCCTGCTGTCATCCGTGCTGTGGCCCGTCATCACCGCCGTGCCGGCGGTGGCGACCGCGCCGGTGCTGGTGCTGGTGGGCCTGGGTATGCTGTCGGACATGGGCCGATCGGGGGCCCAGTCCGGGGATGGCGACGTGGGCGGGGTCCTGGCGCCGCTGCTGATGGTGCTGGTCACGGTCATGACCGGCAATTTCATGGTCAGCCTGGCGCTGGGGCTGCTGCTGTATACCGTGCTGGCGGTGGCGGGGCGGCGCTGGGCCGAGGTCACGCCGATCCTGCTGGCACTGGACGCGGTGTTCGTCGTCTATCTGGTGCTGGCCAGCGGCATGGGGGGCGGATCGTGA
- a CDS encoding diguanylate cyclase, translating into MMSVAQVAVDAELRRAFTNVPDATRLLVHDVVERLTPALVAAFYDHFTSHPEGQTYLTDPETTERLRGTLMVWMAELFSAAPQHPQRMADSQRHIGRFHARSSIPIHLVSEGVSLVQRTIIHALGHENLTHEELTDAVLYVTNVLTAATGVMTFTYWRQRERAASNDVAYRLFALNQDLSREGEGQKAALLGWSYNVLRSLYVAKTPEDLQTMGLARSEFGLWVTYKVGLLFEGTDISALLTGQIAKVDNELLPAILEDMAAERDISPALAALHAGVTEILSSLEVLFHASRSSNDVEDPLTRVLNRRFLPSIISYELRVAHQTGRPMSVLFLDIDHFKHINDTFGHAAGDSVLQAIARVLEEASRLSDVIFRYGGEEFLVLMGDTDTEQMLIGAERLRQKIENTPIRLPDGNLHQITVSIGAAQYAGHPDYEELLRAADAALYRAKRNGRNRIEVADAPHHTPAPSLEGAS; encoded by the coding sequence ATGATGTCAGTTGCCCAGGTGGCCGTAGACGCCGAATTGCGGCGTGCCTTCACGAACGTGCCGGATGCCACGCGCCTTCTGGTCCATGACGTCGTCGAACGGCTGACGCCCGCACTGGTCGCGGCGTTCTACGACCATTTCACGTCCCATCCCGAAGGCCAGACCTACCTGACAGATCCGGAGACGACGGAGCGCCTGCGCGGCACCCTGATGGTGTGGATGGCCGAACTGTTTTCCGCGGCGCCGCAGCACCCGCAGCGGATGGCCGATTCGCAGCGGCATATCGGGCGCTTCCACGCACGCTCGTCCATTCCCATCCATCTGGTGTCCGAGGGCGTTTCGCTGGTCCAGCGAACGATCATCCACGCGCTGGGTCATGAAAACCTGACCCACGAGGAACTGACCGACGCGGTACTGTACGTCACCAACGTGCTGACGGCCGCGACCGGGGTGATGACGTTCACCTATTGGCGGCAGCGCGAACGCGCGGCGTCGAACGACGTGGCGTACCGGCTGTTCGCGCTGAACCAGGACCTGTCGCGCGAGGGCGAGGGCCAGAAGGCCGCGCTGCTGGGATGGAGTTATAACGTCCTGCGGTCGCTGTATGTCGCCAAGACGCCCGAGGATTTGCAGACGATGGGGCTGGCCCGGTCGGAATTCGGCCTGTGGGTGACGTACAAGGTCGGCCTGCTGTTCGAAGGGACGGATATTTCGGCCCTGCTGACCGGCCAGATCGCCAAGGTCGATAACGAATTGCTGCCGGCCATATTGGAAGACATGGCGGCGGAACGCGATATTTCGCCCGCCCTGGCCGCGCTGCATGCCGGCGTCACCGAAATCCTGAGCAGCCTCGAGGTCCTGTTCCACGCCAGCCGGAGCAGCAACGATGTCGAGGACCCGCTGACCCGCGTGCTGAACCGGCGTTTCCTGCCGTCGATCATATCCTACGAACTGCGCGTCGCCCATCAGACGGGGCGGCCGATGAGCGTGCTGTTCCTGGATATCGACCATTTCAAGCACATCAACGACACGTTCGGCCACGCGGCCGGCGACTCCGTCCTGCAGGCCATCGCCCGCGTGCTGGAGGAAGCCAGCCGGCTGAGCGACGTCATCTTCCGCTATGGCGGCGAGGAATTCCTGGTCCTCATGGGCGATACCGATACCGAGCAGATGCTCATCGGTGCCGAGCGCCTGCGCCAGAAGATCGAGAACACGCCCATCCGACTGCCGGACGGCAACCTGCACCAGATCACGGTGTCGATCGGCGCGGCCCAGTATGCCGGCCACCCGGATTACGAGGAACTGCTCCGTGCCGCCGACGCCGCGCTCTATCGGGCGAAGCGGAACGGGCGCAACCGGATCGAGGTCGCCGACGCGCCGCACCATACGCCCGCCCCGAGCCTGGAGGGTGCGTCCTGA
- a CDS encoding site-2 protease family protein, whose product MTWSIPLGRIAGTAIRVHVTFFLLLLWIAMVAGAQGGPAAAWQGVVFIMLVFVCVVLHEFGHILMARRFGVTTSDITLLPIGGVARLSRMPERAGQELLVALAGPAVNLVIGLLLFAATGTWPSLDAATSGMVGGGGMVVRLASVNLFLLLFNLLPAFPMDGGRVLRALLGYRMGFVRATQVAASVGQGFAFLLGFLGLIGNPILLFIALFVYLGAASEAHMVQLRQVAQGMIAADAMMTRYETLPMLTTLDEAVRAAIRCAQTLFPVMDGQGRLQGVLTQAALINHLQIDGPGAVVADAMTPAIPAIHPYQPLSEALRLLQEGNLPAVAVVDAGDRLVGLITSETIGELMLTHGIRVTQGRRAADSDRPPTDRAAA is encoded by the coding sequence ATGACATGGTCGATCCCCCTGGGGCGCATCGCGGGCACCGCAATCCGCGTGCATGTGACGTTCTTCCTGCTGTTGCTGTGGATCGCGATGGTCGCCGGTGCCCAGGGCGGCCCTGCGGCGGCGTGGCAGGGCGTGGTGTTCATCATGCTGGTCTTCGTCTGCGTGGTCCTGCATGAATTCGGACACATCCTGATGGCACGCCGTTTCGGCGTGACGACATCCGACATCACCCTGCTGCCGATCGGCGGCGTCGCGCGCCTGTCGCGCATGCCCGAACGGGCGGGGCAGGAATTGCTGGTGGCGCTGGCGGGGCCGGCGGTCAATCTGGTCATCGGCCTGCTTCTGTTCGCCGCGACGGGAACGTGGCCCAGCCTGGATGCCGCGACGAGCGGGATGGTGGGCGGCGGCGGGATGGTCGTCCGTCTGGCCTCGGTCAATCTGTTCCTGCTGCTGTTCAACCTGCTGCCGGCCTTTCCCATGGATGGGGGGCGGGTGCTGCGCGCGCTTCTGGGCTATCGGATGGGTTTCGTGCGGGCGACGCAGGTCGCGGCCTCGGTGGGGCAGGGGTTTGCGTTCCTGCTGGGCTTCCTGGGGCTGATCGGCAATCCGATCCTGCTGTTCATCGCCCTGTTCGTCTATCTGGGCGCCGCGTCGGAGGCCCATATGGTGCAGTTGCGCCAGGTGGCGCAGGGGATGATCGCGGCGGATGCCATGATGACCCGGTACGAGACGCTGCCGATGCTCACGACGCTGGACGAGGCGGTACGGGCCGCGATCCGCTGCGCACAGACGCTGTTTCCCGTCATGGACGGGCAGGGCAGGCTACAGGGCGTGCTGACGCAGGCGGCCTTGATCAACCATCTGCAAATAGACGGGCCCGGCGCGGTGGTGGCCGATGCCATGACGCCGGCCATCCCCGCCATCCATCCCTACCAGCCGCTGTCGGAGGCACTGCGCCTGTTGCAGGAGGGCAACCTGCCGGCCGTCGCGGTGGTCGACGCCGGCGACCGCCTGGTCGGCCTGATCACGTCCGAGACGATCGGCGAACTGATGTTGACTCACGGGATACGCGTAACGCAGGGGCGGCGCGCGGCCGATTCCGATCGCCCCCCGACCGACCGGGCCGCCGCCTAG
- a CDS encoding LysR family transcriptional regulator gives MPRQYDLDLLRYLHVLVEEQSVSAAARRMKVSEPTMSRQLGKLREAFGDPILVQSGRRMVPTAFATRIREKVGQLVLDAERLHEDREKLDLTTVSPRFTIRASDVIVGAFASELVQVLRRDCPQCDVCFTPETDEHVGDAMRRQTIDLYIGATDEMRPELRRQSLFAMSIRGMVRRGHPILAEGVTPQNLVRYDHIGVSRKGLRRGPIDTILQERYGLRRRVVLVVPSHFAMIESIRETDMILPMPDIVIDRLPTKLIRLVAFDFPFALQPVEAFQAWHPRHDFDPVHRWLRDTVFRITRRRAAQPAA, from the coding sequence ATGCCGCGCCAATACGACCTCGATCTGCTGCGCTATCTCCATGTGCTGGTGGAAGAACAGAGCGTTTCCGCCGCCGCGCGGCGCATGAAGGTCAGCGAGCCGACCATGAGCCGCCAGTTGGGCAAGCTGCGCGAGGCCTTCGGCGACCCGATTCTGGTGCAGTCGGGGCGGCGGATGGTCCCGACCGCCTTCGCCACGCGCATCCGTGAAAAAGTCGGGCAACTGGTGCTGGATGCCGAACGGCTGCACGAGGATCGTGAAAAGCTGGACCTGACGACCGTTTCGCCGCGTTTCACCATTCGCGCCAGCGACGTGATCGTCGGCGCCTTCGCCAGCGAACTGGTCCAGGTGCTGCGGCGGGACTGTCCGCAGTGCGACGTCTGCTTCACCCCCGAAACCGACGAGCATGTCGGGGACGCGATGCGCCGCCAGACCATCGACCTGTATATCGGCGCGACCGACGAGATGCGTCCCGAACTGCGCCGGCAGAGCCTGTTCGCCATGTCGATCCGGGGGATGGTGCGGCGGGGACATCCGATCCTGGCCGAGGGCGTCACGCCGCAGAACCTGGTCCGCTACGATCATATCGGCGTGTCGCGCAAGGGCCTGCGGCGCGGCCCGATCGATACGATCCTGCAGGAACGCTACGGCCTGCGGCGGCGCGTCGTGCTGGTGGTGCCGTCCCATTTCGCGATGATCGAAAGTATTCGCGAGACGGACATGATCCTGCCCATGCCCGACATCGTGATCGACCGGTTGCCGACCAAGCTGATCCGCCTGGTCGCGTTCGACTTTCCCTTTGCCCTGCAACCGGTCGAGGCCTTCCAGGCCTGGCACCCCCGCCACGATTTCGATCCGGTGCATCGTTGGCTGCGCGACACGGTCTTCCGCATCACCCGGCGGCGGGCGGCCCAGCCTGCCGCCTGA